The genomic window TAGAACATGACTGACAACAACTTAATAACAACTTTTAGAATCAACTGTAATAGtctctatttgacatttaaaactcttcatgaTCTGCTCCATTCCTGccttccaggcttcttacacctcACTCTTCTCCACGTTCTCcatgatctagtgacactggtcTACTTGTGGTTGGAAATACACTACACTCTATCTTTGAACTCTGCCTTTTTATTGGTCGTCTCCCATGTCTGGGATGCTCTCTCCTCTGCTTCCTGCTTTCCATGTCCTCCTTTAAGGTGCAGGTCCAATCCCACCTTCTGTAGTatgcctcccctcccctgcctccTCCTGCCTGGCATCAGAGATGACCTTCCTTTTGTGGAGTATGTATCTTGCTTGTACAGCTATTTGCTTGACATCTCCCTGTTAGGCTATGAGCTCTTTGAAGCCAAAGACCTAGTTTTTGCTGTTCTTTCTATCCACAGAGttcagcatagtgcctgggacATTGCTAGGGATTAAGAAGTACTTGATGACTGATTAACCTTCCCTCCCTCTACTAAAagtaatattttatgtttccatGTTTGGTGGAGAGGAACTAATTTTTCaggcttcttccctcttcttcaaaAATAGTTAGTGATAGTTCAAGGACCAACATAAGCAAATATGTGACTATTTAATCAGGATAATTGTATAATACTTCACCTAGATTCCAGAAACAAAATTGTAGAGGACCAGAGAGCTAAAGCTGGCTAACAGTAAGTATGGGAAGTCCCAGACGGAGACCTGGAAGACTATCTTATCACaccccttaattttataaataagggaactgaggcccagaaaaattaagtgTCATCAAGGACCTTACACATTGGTAAGTGTATGGAACATGGCATGTCAATGCCTTAATTACAGGAAGGAATCTTCTTTTGTGTCTGAATTTGTAGCCAAGACCCTCGTCAGCCCATTTTCAATCTGACCATATAGGTTTCCAATTCTGTCACAGAGACACTCAGTCATACATACATAAACCCACTCACAATCCAGTTGTGTCTCAAgcagatacacacatacacaggtGAACACAGTGACCGAAGCACAAGCAGAGACGTATATATTTTCACACACACGTATATACTTAttcatagacacacacagagtggTACATATggagaaacacacagagagaaagagccaATCCAGAAGCCTGTGTAGACACAGATGCCCACATGGGCACAGCCACAGATGAACCTTTGAGGTCTCCTGGGAAGTAATCGGGGTATGATGAGTTGGACCTTAGTGTGAGTCCTATAGCAAACCTCAGGCTCTCACAGCTCTCCCCATTCACCTACAGCAAGAGGCGGCTGATCTTTGTGTCCCCTATCAGGCATGAGAATGAGCCATTAAACCTAAGAGCCCCCCAAGTCTTAGAGAGGAAGAGGATGGGTTCTCCCTAAACCCCAGCCTGAAGGCAGGCTGAGAGAGGAGGGATAGCTGCCCAGGGAGGCTGGGTGATGGCACTGGCAGAAAATTTGGGACTTTCGTAGCTGGGAACATATCAGTGATATAATCGGAGGGGGGCATATTTGCAAGGAAAGTCCATTCAGAGAGGCTTTGGTGGCATAGGATTCAGTTTATCTCATCAGAATATGGAGCTGGAAGAGTCCTCAGGGTTCATTTGGTGCAACTCCCTTATTcagtagatgaggaaactgaggcccagggaagaatgggatttaaactcatgttCTCTGACTCAAGAGCTTGTGTTCTTTCCTCTAAGCCATGCTGTTTCTTGTACTAGATTAATTTCAAAGCAACAAACACTTGTCAAACATCTATTGtgtacaagatttttttttaattgagagttgGAGATGCAAAGATGGAAAACCATTCCTCCTGCTGGCACCCACCCCCTCCCCTAGCTCCAGACACCACCAGTCATAGTTCTGTTACTCACCAGGACACTCAGGAGCTGAGAACTTGAACTGTGCTCCCCATGTGAAGGTTAAATCTTCCTGAGCTTCCCTGAGGACTCCCCCAGGGCTCAATTGTGGCTCTGACTCAGCCAGTCAGCTGCATTCTCTTGGGGAGTGTCCCAGAGTAAGACCTCTGCATCTGGACCAGGTCCTGTTTATACTCTGGGTTAGCATCCTTTGGGGGAAGAGATCACGTCTTATATCGTAGAATCTTTGGAGGTTTAGAGATAGAAGGCTCCTTAGAGACCAACTAGAACAACTCTttcctatttgttgttgttcagttgttctagtcatttctgactctttgtgatcccattttgagtttttttttttttttttgcaaagacattggagtgggtttgacatttccttctccagttcattttgcagatgaggaaactgaggcaaacagggttaagtgacttgcccagggtcacaaaggtagtgaatatttctcattttacatatgatgaaactgaggaccagagaagggGAGGGACTTGCCCAATGTTGcatatttcataaataaaaagGTTAGGGTCAGAACCCATtgtctctgactccaaacccaggtgCCTTTCACCACTCTGTACTACTTTGCTCTCTGGATTCAGGGTGTGCAACAAGAGTCTTTTTAAATGCTAAAGAGGAGGTTGTTAAAAGGCACTTGGCAATTAAGTGGAAAGAGAGTCAtgcttggagtcaagaggtcctaggttcaaatctggtctcagaaactttttaactgtgtgactctgggctagtcacttaacaccaattttATGGCCCATACcacacttctgctttggaatcaatacttagtatcaattataggCAGGTAGGgactaaaaaaaatgagagaaaagaatgaaCCAAATTCTCTTTATGGTTTTAGCTCTCAGaacctttaaaattttataagatCTGTTATGCCAGTTCACTAACTACTGTCCTGGCAACACTGCATTTTGGTACTTGATTCTAGCATTGATTCAATCATTTACTTACTGTATTCTCCGTAAACCCCAGATCAACTCATTACATTTCCTAGAGATGAACTCATGAGAAGAAAGTGCTATATACAGAAATATCCCAAATAGGATTGTGGGTAAttaaaaatgcctttaaaagaccTTTCTTGGTGAAATGGAATGGTGCTGTAATTTGCAAATCTAATTCTTAAACCAAATTCTCCAGGCCTAGATTGGTTCCCACAATTCATCTCTAATTTAACTCCCAAGGGCCCTCAAATAAAATGATGATTCTTTCACTATGAGTTTATGTTATGTCTCCACTGGACCCTCACTACAATAAGAcaatcttacttttttttataaCTACTCTATTACTCTTAAAAAAACAATCAGGGGTTCTCTTTGATCCAGTTATACCATTACTacttctgtatcccaaagagataaaaaaaaaggaaaggacctgtttgttcaaaaacatttatagctgctctttttatgggggtaaagaattggaaactaaagggacctccctcaattggagaatggctgaacaaattgtggtatacaatggtaatggaatactcttgtgctataaaaatgataaacaggatgattttagaaagaattgcaaagacctacgtgaactgatgcagaatgaaataagcagaaccaggagaacattgtacacagtaaaagcaacattgtggaatgatcaaatgtgatagatttagctactaacaacaatacaatgatccagaataattctgagggagttatgaaaaaaatactatctacttctagagaaagaatggagtaggaatgcagaagaaagcatatgatttatcacttgttcatttgggtatatgttttggggttttggtttaatGAGATTATTTGCTTATAAGAGggggacagagtcaagatggcttcTTAGAatcagcaaaagtccagacctctgggAAAATCCTTCCACACTAATCAAAAACGAAGtgctttgaggggacagaaaaccaaatctaacaacaggacagagacaGGGGACCCTCttgctcaattcaacttaaaaggtatgcagtGAAGGCTGAgttcttgggtttaaggaaaaggaagaaggaaagtctcAGGACCCCTCGTCCACCTGCTGTACTGAGTCTCCAGGGGTTGATGGAATCCCCACTTGGTGGGGATGTTGTAGAGAGTGCCAGTTCAAGAAAATCTGGGACTAAATGATGTCTGAGACACCTTCTAGCTCTGAGCTTTTGTGAATGTGATTTTAGAGGAAGAGTTGAAAACTCAAGTATAGTCTTGATATTTTCTGACTGGACTTCAACTTTAATCCCTGTCATTCAACCCTGATTTTCTGCCAGACCTAAGCAGAAAACTCTCCGTGAGTCTCTTCTCTACCTTAAACCCTCCCCATGGATGGCAGTTGCCATCAGATTGGAAGGTCCATTTTAGGGGATATGGGGTAGTGGTTCAGAACAACTTTGCTAACCATTGCCTGATCTCTTTGGTTCTTGCCCCATAGATGACAGGGTTGACAAGGCAGGGGATCAGCAAATAGAAGGCACTGATTAAGTTGTGTACATCCTGAGATGCAGTTCGAGCCACACGATACACAATTGAAGAAGACAAAGTAGAGCCATACACAGTGAAGATGACAAGCAGATGAGATCCACATGTGTGAAGAGCCTTTGAGCGAGCACCCCCTGAGGAGATCCTGAAGGCAGCATGGATGATGCGGGTGTAGGAGGCTCCCAGAAGAAGCAGGTCCAGGATCCTATTGGAGACACGAAGGGCAAGTCCTACAGTCTTATTCAGTGAGATGTCTCCACAGGACAGCTTCATCAAGGCCATGTGCTCACAGGTGAAGTGATGGATCACATTGGAGCGGCAGAAGTGGACTCTTGAGGCTAGAACTATCAGAGGGGCCACAATACCTACACTCCGGGTGGCTGCTACCCCCACCAGCCCCATCAGCACCTGGCCTGTCATGATTTCTGTATAGCGCAATGGGTAACAGATGGCAACGTAACGGTCCAGAGCCATGAGCAGAAGGATGTTGCAatcaaaaagaagtaaaaagtagATGAAGAACATCTGGACAAGGCAACAAGTCAAGGAGATGCGATTAAAGAGGGTGGAGAAACTGAAGAGCATGGCAGGAACCACAGTAGTGGCAGTGCAGATGTTAACAGCCAGGAGTAGACTAATGAGTATATACATGGGTTGGTGCAGGCTCCTCTGGGTGGTCACAATATAGATGATTAGGCCATTGGATGAGAGGATCACCATGTAGAGGCAGGAAAATGGCAGGATCAGAAGGGACCGTGATTCCCTGAGTCCTGGGAAGCCCAATAAGAAGAAGGTGGTATAAGagatgttgaaggtcatattccaTCCTGACATTCTTGCTAGGACTGACCAGAAAGCTCTGGGGTGAGGGAAGAGATGAAGTCCCCACGCTTCTTTATCTGATATTCCTGGAGGTGAATGCAAGAAACAAACACTATTGGACAAAATGTAATAAGATATATCTTGATAAAATGACTTTTGTCTATCCATCGACAAATCTGTCTGAATGGACAttgatcaaccaatcaatcaatcaccagGTGCCAGGCACTGGCCTCAGTGCTAagcatataaagacaaaaatgaaactgtccctgtcctcaaggagcttacagtctcttggggaagataacatgtacacataaaaataagtggaaaataatatacaaaggaaataaaagataatttttggaGGGAGTCTCTAGTAGAGGAGGAGAAATTTGATCTAAGCTTTATAAGTAACTAGGTAtccaagaggcagagagaagaggtAGTGCATCCCAGGCATAATGGATAGCTTGTGAAGAGAAGcaagatggaagatggaatgccAAGTGAGAGGAATACCAATAATGCCGGTTTGTCTGGATCATAGAGTATGCACAGGGGAGAAATGTCTATCAGCCTGGAAAGATAAACTGGGATCAAGTTTGAGAAGGGCTTAAAGTGCTAAAGAGAggagtttttgtttgattttagtGGAGGATCATTAGATCTTCTTGAGCTGGGAAATGATATGGTCAGAACCATTCTTTAGGGAAATCTCTTTGCCAACTTGTGGAGAATGGatcagagaaggggagaaaattgAAGCATGAAGACAAATTAGAAAGCTATTGCAAAAGTTCAGAAGAATGGGGGGGCAGCTAGTAGCTTAaatgattgagagccagacctagagatgggaggttctaggttaaaATCTCACTTAAGATACTTCCTTTtctgtgatactgggcaagtcacttaacccccattgcctagcccttaactgctcttctgcttggagccaatacacagaattgattccaagatagaagataaagctttaaaaaaaggaggaagctGTATTGTTTTAAATTTCAACTTTGCCTCTTGCCTGTGTGGctttgagcaagttacttcacctctgTGGGTCTCtgtgcttcatctataaaataaatgatgGAACAGATATACCTTTCTAATTTAGACCTTCAGTCCTatgattttgttccttttttggttGGTGTCTGAACACCATTTGTTCCTATCTCCAGCCCTAATCTCTTTCCTGGGCTGCAGTCTCACATCTTCAGCTACCTCTTGGGCATCTACAATTAGATGTTCAAAACTAAATTTATAATCTTTCACCCCTAAATTTCTCCTTTCTTAAGATTTGCTttgactttctttatttttaccttCCTTTGGGTTCTTGGTGTCCTAGATTGGAGTCAGCTgaagttattttatctttttttttttaaacaacccttatgttttgttttcaaatcaACACtaaattattggttccaagacagaagagcaataagggctaggcaattgggac from Monodelphis domestica isolate mMonDom1 chromosome 4, mMonDom1.pri, whole genome shotgun sequence includes these protein-coding regions:
- the LOC100014095 gene encoding olfactory receptor 52K1-like; its protein translation is MSGWNMTFNISYTTFFLLGFPGLRESRSLLILPFSCLYMVILSSNGLIIYIVTTQRSLHQPMYILISLLLAVNICTATTVVPAMLFSFSTLFNRISLTCCLVQMFFIYFLLLFDCNILLLMALDRYVAICYPLRYTEIMTGQVLMGLVGVAATRSVGIVAPLIVLASRVHFCRSNVIHHFTCEHMALMKLSCGDISLNKTVGLALRVSNRILDLLLLGASYTRIIHAAFRISSGGARSKALHTCGSHLLVIFTVYGSTLSSSIVYRVARTASQDVHNLISAFYLLIPCLVNPVIYGARTKEIRQWLAKLF